From Bacillus basilensis, a single genomic window includes:
- a CDS encoding flagellin produces MRINTNINSMRTQEYMRQNQAKMSNAMDRLSSGKRINNASDDAAGLAIATRMRARESGLGVAANNTQDGISLIRTADSAMNSVSNILLRMRDLANQSANGTNTSENQAALDKEFGALKEQINYISTNTEFNDKKLLDGSNETIAIQTLDNADEGKKIDIKLANVSTQSLSIDKLTIGGASQKTIDDVADKFTALKTTTTTDKADIQKEVDAVMKEFDKVKGSMSAADAKAVTDKLTDYKNAADTDVAKAAAAKALGGAFDKTKVTVANPNAAVAAIDSALENIASNRATLGATLNRLDFNVNNLKSQSSSMASAASQIEDADMAKEMSEMTKFKILNEAGISMLSQANQTPQMVSKLLQ; encoded by the coding sequence ATGAGAATTAATACAAACATTAATAGCATGCGTACGCAAGAGTACATGCGCCAAAACCAAGCAAAAATGAGCAACGCTATGGACCGTTTATCAAGCGGTAAACGTATCAACAACGCTTCTGACGATGCAGCAGGTCTTGCAATCGCAACTCGTATGCGTGCACGTGAAAGTGGATTAGGAGTAGCAGCTAACAACACTCAAGACGGTATTTCATTAATCCGTACAGCTGATTCAGCAATGAACTCAGTATCTAACATCTTACTTCGTATGCGTGACCTTGCAAACCAATCTGCAAATGGTACAAATACATCTGAGAACCAAGCAGCTCTAGATAAAGAATTCGGCGCATTAAAAGAGCAAATCAATTACATCTCTACAAACACTGAATTCAATGATAAAAAATTATTAGATGGTTCTAATGAAACTATTGCAATTCAAACACTAGATAACGCTGATGAAGGTAAGAAAATTGATATTAAATTAGCAAATGTTTCTACACAATCATTAAGTATTGATAAACTAACAATTGGTGGCGCATCACAAAAAACAATTGATGATGTTGCAGACAAATTTACTGCACTTAAAACAACAACTACTACTGACAAAGCTGATATTCAAAAAGAAGTTGATGCTGTTATGAAGGAATTCGATAAAGTTAAAGGATCTATGTCTGCAGCAGATGCTAAAGCCGTTACTGACAAATTAACAGACTACAAGAATGCCGCAGATACAGATGTAGCTAAAGCTGCTGCAGCTAAAGCCTTGGGCGGTGCGTTCGATAAAACAAAAGTAACTGTTGCTAATCCTAATGCTGCTGTCGCTGCAATTGACTCTGCACTAGAAAACATTGCATCTAACCGTGCAACTCTAGGTGCTACATTAAACCGCTTAGACTTTAACGTAAACAACCTTAAGAGCCAATCTTCAAGCATGGCTTCAGCTGCTTCTCAAATCGAAGACGCTGACATGGCGAAAGAAATGTCTGAAATGACTAAGTTCAAAATCTTGAACGAAGCTGGAATCAGCATGCTTTCTCAAGCAAACCAAACTCCACAAATGGTTTCTAAATTATTACAATAA